A region from the Azospirillum thermophilum genome encodes:
- the addB gene encoding double-strand break repair protein AddB gives MRLGGDLGRLIDAVWTERVDFARLEALVPEDYASHWQETLKFLKIITEFWPAILADSGETDPAQRRNLVLETQARLWQAQPPQGPVIAAGSTGSIAATTDLLNVIARLPQGAVVLPGLDQSSDEETWQAIRADESHPQHGLAHLIDLLGVERGAVAAWTDAPEPRGVRAGLIAEAMRPAATTEGWRELDGIDGSALDGLMRIDAATAEEEATVIALLMRHALETPEKRAALITPDRNLARRVAMALARWGIEVNDSAGRPLAHTAAGTYLRMTAELAASRVHPLALLALAKHPLAAGARDSSDFRGAARALERLVLRGPRPAEGFEGVLAALEATERFDSDRQKAFLTDWLTGLQRLAAPFLEAMRGEADRGQAPLGDLLRTHIAFCEALAADDEEDGPGRLWRQDDGEEAAAFVHDLLEAADGFPPMPTKDYPALLDALMSARPVRPRFGMHPRLFILGPMEARLQHLDLTILGGLNEGTWPPDAAADPWMSRPMRRDFGLPSPERLIGLSAHDFAHACGAPEVVLTRAERVEGTPTVPSRWLLRLETVLRALGLDGRIDAAGDCWLAWARRIDEPEAVRPVAPPEPRPPVAARPRKLSVTQVETWMRDPYAVYARHVLRLSRLDPIAADPGAADRGQFIHAALDAFVREYPDALPPDALPRLIELGRESFGTLLHSHPDVWAFWWPRFQRVAEWFVSVERERRRAVRPLATEVSGQLELHGPAGPFLLTAKADRIDRSPDGLVLIDYKTGTPPSTREIELGFAPQLPLEAAIAAAGGFSGIDAAPVAELSFWRLAGGDPAGEEKPVKGDPADLATAARIGLEDLIRHFDAESTPYRSCPRPAMAPRYTDYAHLARVQEWSAGGGEGE, from the coding sequence TGCTGGAGACGCAGGCCAGGCTGTGGCAGGCGCAGCCGCCGCAGGGGCCGGTGATCGCCGCCGGCTCCACCGGCTCCATCGCCGCGACCACCGACCTGCTGAACGTCATCGCCCGGCTTCCGCAGGGGGCGGTGGTGCTGCCGGGGCTCGACCAGAGCTCCGACGAGGAGACCTGGCAGGCGATCCGCGCCGACGAATCCCATCCGCAGCACGGGCTGGCCCACCTGATCGACCTGCTGGGCGTGGAGCGCGGCGCCGTCGCCGCCTGGACCGACGCACCGGAGCCGCGCGGCGTCCGCGCCGGCCTGATCGCCGAGGCGATGCGGCCGGCCGCCACCACGGAGGGCTGGCGGGAACTGGACGGGATCGACGGCTCGGCCCTCGACGGGCTGATGCGGATCGACGCCGCCACCGCCGAGGAGGAGGCGACGGTCATCGCGCTGCTGATGCGCCATGCGCTGGAGACGCCGGAAAAGCGGGCGGCGCTGATCACCCCCGACCGCAACCTCGCCCGCCGGGTGGCGATGGCCCTGGCGCGCTGGGGGATCGAGGTCAACGACTCCGCCGGCCGGCCGCTCGCCCACACCGCCGCCGGCACCTATCTGCGCATGACGGCGGAGCTGGCGGCCAGCCGCGTCCACCCGCTGGCCCTGCTGGCGCTGGCCAAGCATCCGCTGGCCGCCGGCGCCCGCGATTCCTCCGACTTCCGCGGCGCCGCCCGCGCGCTGGAGCGCCTCGTGCTGCGCGGCCCCCGCCCCGCCGAGGGGTTCGAGGGCGTGCTGGCGGCGCTGGAGGCGACCGAGCGCTTCGACTCCGACCGGCAGAAGGCCTTCCTGACGGACTGGCTGACCGGCCTGCAGCGTCTGGCCGCCCCCTTCCTGGAGGCGATGCGCGGCGAGGCCGACCGGGGACAGGCGCCGCTCGGCGACCTGCTGCGCACCCACATCGCCTTCTGCGAGGCGCTGGCCGCCGACGACGAGGAGGACGGCCCCGGCCGCCTGTGGCGCCAGGACGACGGCGAGGAGGCCGCCGCCTTCGTCCACGACCTGCTGGAGGCGGCGGACGGCTTCCCGCCGATGCCGACAAAGGATTATCCGGCGCTGCTCGACGCGCTGATGAGCGCCCGGCCGGTGCGCCCGCGCTTCGGCATGCACCCGCGCCTGTTCATCCTCGGCCCGATGGAGGCGCGGCTCCAGCATCTCGACCTCACCATCCTCGGCGGGCTGAACGAGGGGACCTGGCCGCCAGACGCCGCGGCCGATCCCTGGATGTCGCGTCCGATGCGCCGCGACTTCGGCCTGCCCAGCCCGGAGCGGCTGATCGGCCTGTCCGCCCACGACTTCGCCCATGCCTGCGGCGCGCCCGAGGTGGTGCTGACCCGGGCCGAGCGGGTGGAGGGCACCCCGACCGTGCCGTCGCGCTGGCTGCTGCGGCTGGAAACGGTGCTGCGCGCGCTGGGGCTCGACGGGCGGATCGACGCGGCGGGGGACTGCTGGCTCGCCTGGGCCCGGCGGATCGACGAGCCCGAGGCCGTGCGGCCGGTGGCTCCGCCCGAACCGCGGCCGCCGGTCGCCGCCCGCCCGCGCAAGCTGTCGGTCACGCAGGTCGAGACCTGGATGCGCGACCCCTATGCGGTCTATGCCCGCCATGTGCTGCGGCTGAGCAGGCTCGATCCCATCGCCGCCGATCCCGGCGCCGCCGACCGCGGCCAGTTCATCCACGCCGCCCTCGACGCCTTCGTGCGCGAGTATCCCGACGCCCTGCCGCCCGACGCCCTGCCCCGCCTGATCGAGCTTGGCCGGGAGTCCTTCGGCACGCTGCTGCACAGCCATCCCGACGTCTGGGCCTTCTGGTGGCCGCGCTTCCAGCGCGTCGCCGAGTGGTTCGTGTCGGTGGAGCGCGAGCGGCGGCGCGCCGTCCGCCCGCTGGCGACCGAGGTGTCGGGCCAGCTCGAGCTTCATGGCCCGGCCGGACCCTTCCTGCTGACCGCCAAGGCCGACCGCATCGACCGGTCGCCCGACGGGCTGGTGCTGATCGACTACAAGACCGGCACGCCACCCTCGACCCGCGAGATCGAGCTGGGCTTCGCGCCGCAGCTCCCGCTGGAGGCGGCCATCGCCGCGGCCGGCGGCTTCTCCGGCATCGATGCCGCCCCGGTGGCCGAGCTGTCCTTCTGGCGGCTCGCCGGCGGCGACCCGGCCGGCGAGGAGAAGCCCGTCAAGGGCGACCCGGCCGACCTGGCGACCGCCGCCCGCATCGGGCTGGAGGATCTGATCCGCCACTTCGACGCCGAGTCGACGCCTTACCGCTCCTGTCCGCGCCCGGCCATGGCGCCGCGCTACACAGACTACGCCCACCTCGCGCGAGTCCAGGAATGGTCGGCGGGAGGGGGTGAGGGGGAATGA